The proteins below come from a single Blattabacterium cuenoti genomic window:
- the clpX gene encoding ATP-dependent Clp protease ATP-binding subunit ClpX yields the protein MEDLLKCTFCGKKKEDLIILISGIDAHICNFCVEKSYSIIHNNMRSIKDKSTLKKMKNPKKIKYFLDQNIMGQERAKKIISVSVYDHYKKINFINESNKDDLILEKSNILLIGDTGTGKTLFAKSIATLLNVPFAIADATALTEAGYVGEDVESILTRLLQSANYDVNSTENGVVFIDEIDKIARKNDNPSITRDVSGEGVQQALLKILEGTIVFVPPQGGRKHPEQKMIPINTDNILFIAGGTFNGIKTIIRNRINQNTIGFLKKEKIKKNENIIDNISPLDLIKFGLIPELIGRFSIITHLNPLDKNILKKILINPKNSLLKQYKQLFYLDKIKLDITNEAIDIIVEKTFKLGLGARGLRVFLEKILLDYRFNIEDTQNNLNITKDIVINKLSSF from the coding sequence ATGGAAGATTTACTAAAATGCACTTTTTGTGGAAAAAAAAAAGAAGATTTAATTATTTTAATATCAGGTATTGATGCACATATTTGCAATTTTTGTGTAGAAAAAAGTTATTCTATTATTCACAATAATATGAGGTCTATTAAAGACAAATCTACTTTAAAAAAAATGAAAAATCCTAAAAAAATAAAATACTTCTTAGATCAAAATATTATGGGGCAAGAAAGAGCAAAAAAAATTATTTCTGTTTCTGTATATGATCATTATAAAAAAATTAATTTTATTAATGAGTCCAATAAAGATGATTTGATTTTAGAAAAATCTAATATATTATTAATTGGAGATACAGGAACTGGAAAAACTTTATTTGCAAAAAGTATTGCAACATTATTAAATGTTCCTTTTGCAATAGCTGATGCTACTGCTTTAACTGAAGCTGGTTATGTAGGTGAAGATGTAGAGTCTATTTTAACTAGATTATTACAATCTGCAAATTATGATGTAAATTCAACAGAAAATGGAGTTGTTTTTATAGATGAAATAGATAAAATAGCTAGAAAAAATGATAATCCATCTATAACCAGAGATGTATCTGGAGAAGGAGTACAACAAGCTTTATTAAAAATATTAGAGGGGACTATTGTATTTGTACCGCCTCAAGGTGGTAGAAAACATCCAGAACAAAAAATGATACCAATAAATACTGATAATATATTATTTATAGCTGGTGGGACTTTTAATGGAATTAAGACTATTATTCGAAATAGAATTAATCAAAATACAATAGGTTTTTTAAAAAAAGAAAAAATTAAAAAAAATGAAAATATTATAGATAATATTTCTCCATTAGATCTAATAAAATTCGGATTAATTCCTGAATTAATAGGAAGATTTTCTATTATAACTCATTTAAATCCTTTGGATAAAAATATATTAAAAAAAATTTTGATTAATCCTAAAAATTCTTTATTGAAACAATATAAACAATTATTCTATCTAGATAAAATAAAATTAGATATAACAAATGAAGCAATAGATATTATCGTAGAAAAAACTTTTAAACTAGGATTAGGAGCTAGAGGTTTACGTGTTTTTTTAGAAAAAATATTATTAGATTATAGATTTAATATAGAAGATACTCAAAATAATTTAAATATTACCAAAGATATAGTTATTAATAAGCTTTCTTCTTTTTAA
- the obgE gene encoding GTPase ObgE: MKNDFIDFIKIFCKSGDGGSGYVSFYKNKFFMKKKSSRGSGGNGGHIFIKGNSNINNFFHLRYHKHWIAQSGKPGGKNNKNGSNGKNLLIEVPLGTIVKDSSNNKIVEFIKSSTKKMLFKGGQGGKGINFFSYKKKNHACSSIKNGIKTKGKWITLELKILADIGIIGLPNVGKSSLLSVITNAKPKIGAYSFTNIRPILGVIKKNFDNFTIADIPGIIKNSSKGRGLGINFLRHIERNSVLLFLISPEKRNEKEQYLMLLNELGNFNSNLLKKQRLLAISKSDLIDNDNLKKDISYKFSKLNEDIIFISSLKKEGIKELIDKLYNLIKKKKAY, from the coding sequence ATGAAAAATGATTTTATAGATTTTATAAAAATTTTTTGCAAAAGTGGAGATGGTGGTTCTGGATATGTAAGTTTTTATAAAAATAAATTTTTTATGAAGAAAAAATCATCTAGAGGATCAGGTGGTAACGGGGGACATATATTTATAAAAGGAAATTCTAATATTAATAATTTTTTTCATTTAAGATATCATAAACATTGGATTGCTCAATCGGGAAAACCAGGTGGAAAAAATAATAAAAATGGTTCAAATGGTAAAAATCTTTTAATAGAAGTCCCATTAGGTACTATTGTAAAAGATTCCAGTAATAATAAAATTGTCGAATTTATTAAATCTTCTACTAAAAAAATGCTATTTAAAGGTGGACAAGGAGGAAAGGGTATAAATTTTTTTTCTTATAAAAAAAAAAATCATGCCTGTTCTTCAATTAAAAATGGAATAAAAACAAAAGGAAAATGGATAACTTTAGAGTTAAAAATATTAGCTGATATAGGAATTATAGGTCTTCCTAATGTAGGAAAATCTAGCCTACTTTCTGTAATAACAAATGCAAAACCAAAAATAGGTGCTTATTCTTTTACTAATATAAGACCTATTTTAGGAGTGATTAAAAAGAATTTTGATAATTTTACAATAGCAGATATTCCAGGAATTATAAAAAATTCTTCTAAAGGTAGAGGTTTAGGAATAAATTTTTTAAGACATATAGAAAGGAATTCGGTTTTATTATTTTTGATTTCTCCTGAAAAAAGAAATGAGAAAGAACAATATTTAATGTTATTAAATGAATTAGGCAATTTTAACTCTAATTTATTAAAAAAGCAACGTTTATTAGCTATATCTAAATCAGATTTAATTGATAATGATAATCTAAAGAAAGATATTTCATACAAATTTTCAAAATTAAATGAAGATATCATTTTTATTTCTTCTTTGAAAAAAGAAGGAATAAAAGAATTAATAGATAAATTATATAATTTAATTAAAAAGAAGAAAGCTTATTAA
- the fsa gene encoding fructose-6-phosphate aldolase has translation MKFFLDTANLKEIKEAIEIGLLDGITTNPSLIAKESIFNREQIENHYISICKLLKEKEQNISIEVIGKTFNDIIKEGQKLSLLHPKIIVKIPMNKEGIKALNFFYSQKIKTNCTLIFSVGQALLAAKLGANYISPFIGRLDDISYNGIELVKEIKNIYEKYNFNTKILAASIRNPIHIIECAKIGVHAITSPLKVIYSLLDHPLTKIGLKKFLNDFNQKFL, from the coding sequence ATGAAATTCTTCTTAGACACTGCTAATTTAAAAGAAATTAAAGAAGCAATAGAAATTGGTTTATTAGATGGAATAACTACTAATCCATCTTTAATTGCTAAAGAATCTATTTTCAATCGAGAACAAATAGAAAATCATTATATATCTATATGTAAATTACTAAAAGAAAAAGAACAAAATATAAGTATTGAAGTTATTGGAAAAACATTTAATGATATTATAAAAGAAGGACAAAAACTATCTCTTTTACATCCAAAAATTATAGTAAAAATTCCTATGAATAAAGAAGGAATAAAGGCTCTTAATTTTTTTTATTCTCAAAAAATAAAAACTAATTGTACTCTAATATTTTCTGTAGGACAAGCGTTATTAGCTGCTAAATTAGGTGCTAATTATATATCTCCATTTATAGGGAGATTAGATGATATTTCTTATAATGGAATAGAATTAGTAAAAGAAATTAAAAATATTTATGAAAAATATAATTTCAATACTAAAATACTAGCTGCATCAATAAGAAACCCCATACATATTATAGAATGTGCAAAAATTGGTGTACATGCAATTACATCTCCTTTAAAAGTAATTTATTCATTATTAGATCATCCTTTAACAAAAATAGGATTAAAAAAATTTTTAAATGATTTTAATCAAAAATTTCTTTAG
- a CDS encoding sigma 54-interacting transcriptional regulator, translating to MESIQNIKQKFGIIGHDYALHRALEKSIQVAPTDISVLVLGESGVGKEFIPKIIHQFSCRKHNSYIAINCGAIPEGTIDSELFGHEKGSFTGAVNTRKGYFEVADGGTIFLDEIGELPLTTQVRLLRILESGEFIKVGSSKIQKTNIRIVAATNINMLESIQKRKFREDLYYRLNTVEIKIPPLRKRKNDIKFLFEKFSYFFSDKYNMPPIKFTEDSLKYIEDYNWPGNIRQLKNLIEQISILETERYISLEKLKEYIPNNVPSLSLKNNHINQSFFHNFSSREIDFIYKILFDMKKSYNDLKNIVYQLIKNNSNNRFNRENQHLIYQIFGRNIIAQTHSDKKSKNITTTEKIFHQNDHGIDLEYEEVQNNLLKNKDYFDSFSLQKKEIEFIKKALKKNNGKRKKAAEELGISERTLYRKIKQYGL from the coding sequence ATGGAATCTATTCAAAATATAAAACAAAAATTTGGAATTATTGGGCATGATTATGCCTTACATAGAGCATTAGAAAAATCTATTCAAGTAGCACCTACAGATATTTCTGTATTAGTTTTGGGAGAAAGTGGAGTTGGAAAAGAATTTATTCCAAAAATAATTCACCAATTTTCTTGTCGAAAACATAATTCTTATATTGCTATTAATTGTGGTGCAATTCCAGAAGGAACAATTGATAGCGAATTATTTGGTCATGAAAAAGGATCTTTTACTGGAGCCGTAAATACGCGAAAAGGTTATTTTGAAGTAGCTGATGGAGGTACTATATTTTTAGATGAAATTGGAGAATTGCCTTTAACTACACAAGTTCGTTTATTAAGAATTTTAGAATCTGGAGAATTTATTAAAGTAGGATCTTCCAAGATTCAGAAAACTAATATCCGTATTGTGGCAGCTACTAATATAAATATGTTAGAATCTATACAAAAAAGAAAATTTAGAGAAGATTTATATTATCGTCTAAATACAGTAGAAATAAAAATTCCTCCATTAAGAAAACGTAAAAATGACATAAAATTTCTATTCGAGAAATTTTCTTATTTCTTTTCTGATAAATATAATATGCCTCCAATTAAATTTACTGAAGACTCTTTAAAATATATTGAAGATTATAATTGGCCGGGAAATATTAGACAATTAAAAAATTTAATTGAACAGATTTCTATATTAGAAACTGAAAGATATATAAGTTTAGAAAAATTAAAAGAATATATTCCAAATAATGTTCCATCATTATCATTAAAAAATAATCATATTAATCAATCATTTTTTCATAATTTTTCTAGCAGAGAAATAGATTTTATCTATAAAATATTATTTGATATGAAAAAAAGTTACAATGATTTGAAAAATATAGTATATCAATTAATAAAAAATAATTCAAATAATAGATTTAATAGAGAAAACCAACATCTTATTTATCAAATTTTTGGAAGAAATATTATTGCTCAAACTCATTCAGATAAAAAAAGTAAAAATATCACTACTACTGAAAAAATTTTTCATCAAAATGATCATGGTATTGATCTAGAATATGAAGAAGTACAAAATAATTTATTAAAAAATAAAGATTATTTTGATTCATTTTCATTGCAAAAAAAAGAAATTGAATTTATAAAAAAAGCTTTAAAAAAAAATAATGGAAAAAGAAAAAAAGCTGCAGAAGAACTAGGAATTTCAGAAAGGACATTATACAGAAAAATAAAACAATATGGATTATAG
- the dapA gene encoding 4-hydroxy-tetrahydrodipicolinate synthase, which yields MEKLYGTGVALITPFKKNGSIDFNGLENLVKFVIRNNVNYLVTLGTTAETSTLRIEEKRDIVECIKSANFKKVPLIIGIGDNNTRNVIEQVINIKNLSDFYAVLSVSPYYNNPSQNGIYKHYKTIVENTNIKLIIYNVPKRTGSNILPETVLRLANDFRKNIIGIKEASGNILQSYRILKNKISNFSVISGDDFLTVPIILGGGDSVISVIAQGFPKQISEMINLAIENKINKSFSIFYKLIDIIDLIYKEGNPTGIKTLLNIIGICNPYVRLPLLIGSCTLEKNMRNYLKKINLHYNH from the coding sequence ATGGAAAAATTGTATGGAACTGGTGTAGCTTTAATAACCCCCTTTAAAAAAAATGGAAGTATTGATTTTAATGGATTGGAGAATTTGGTAAAATTTGTAATAAGAAATAATGTTAATTATTTGGTTACATTAGGGACTACAGCTGAAACTTCTACTCTTAGAATAGAAGAAAAAAGAGACATAGTTGAATGTATAAAATCCGCAAATTTTAAGAAAGTACCATTAATAATTGGAATTGGAGATAATAATACAAGAAATGTTATAGAACAAGTAATAAATATAAAAAATTTATCTGATTTTTATGCTGTTTTATCAGTATCTCCATATTATAATAATCCATCCCAAAATGGAATATATAAACATTATAAAACTATAGTAGAAAATACTAATATTAAATTAATTATTTATAATGTCCCCAAAAGAACTGGATCAAATATTTTACCGGAAACAGTATTACGTTTGGCTAATGATTTTAGAAAAAATATAATAGGTATAAAAGAAGCATCCGGAAATATATTGCAATCCTATAGAATTTTAAAAAATAAAATATCTAATTTTAGTGTCATATCTGGAGACGATTTTTTAACCGTTCCTATTATTTTAGGTGGAGGAGATAGTGTAATATCAGTAATAGCTCAAGGTTTCCCTAAACAGATATCTGAAATGATTAATTTAGCTATAGAAAATAAAATAAATAAATCTTTTTCAATTTTTTATAAATTGATAGATATAATTGACTTAATTTATAAAGAAGGAAATCCAACTGGAATAAAAACTTTATTAAATATAATAGGAATATGTAATCCTTATGTAAGATTACCTTTATTAATAGGGTCATGTACATTAGAAAAAAATATGCGAAATTATTTAAAAAAAATTAATTTGCATTATAATCATTAA
- a CDS encoding ferritin: MFKLKEKIRIELIKQLNKELESSQLYLNMASWTEVNGFEGISCFLYDHSEEERKHMLKLMKYLNKRGCLVTINNIVINNNNNSNSLEEIFQEIFYHERIISKNINFLVELSLQEKDFFTYDFLQWYIKEQMEEEILIKSFLDKIKLIGDSKTGLYIFDQEVKSNFKK, from the coding sequence ATGTTTAAATTAAAAGAAAAAATAAGAATAGAATTAATTAAACAATTAAATAAAGAATTAGAATCATCCCAATTATATTTGAATATGGCTTCATGGACAGAAGTAAATGGATTTGAAGGAATATCATGTTTTTTATATGATCATTCAGAAGAAGAAAGAAAACATATGTTAAAATTAATGAAATATCTTAATAAAAGAGGATGTTTAGTTACAATAAATAATATTGTTATTAACAATAATAATAATTCTAATTCTTTAGAAGAAATTTTTCAAGAAATTTTTTATCATGAAAGAATAATATCTAAAAATATTAATTTTCTTGTTGAATTATCTTTACAAGAAAAAGATTTTTTTACATATGATTTTTTACAGTGGTATATAAAAGAACAAATGGAAGAAGAAATATTAATTAAAAGTTTTTTAGATAAGATTAAATTAATAGGAGATTCTAAAACTGGATTATATATTTTTGACCAAGAAGTAAAATCTAATTTTAAAAAATAA
- the pncB gene encoding nicotinate phosphoribosyltransferase produces MKNFFIISSLLDNDFYKFTMQNAIIKLFPLVKAKYEFINRGKYFFPKNFSKILEENLNNMAYLKLSNDEKKYLEKYCPYLDKSYIDFLDKYQFNPKEVKIFQKGTSIKMNIEGLWYRTILWEVPLMAIISELYYKLTGTKPFSDKKIQILTKEKIKKYKKLKVKIGEYGTRRRYSFNVHKLVLNLLVEEAKPIFVGSSNIYLSKFFSIKPIGTQGHEWIMFHAAKYGFNLADQIAMENWLNIYNDKLGIALSDTYTSKIFFKNFNEKLSNIYLGIRHDSGDPISFIKETIKHYKKFKINPNKKKIIFSDNLNPYKVQYISKFCKNKIIPIFGIGTNFTNDVGLPSMKIVIKMTKIFLRKKWISVVKLSNSKEKSTGEKKMIFIAKKMLSLL; encoded by the coding sequence ATGAAAAATTTTTTTATTATTTCATCGTTATTAGATAATGATTTTTATAAGTTTACAATGCAAAATGCTATTATAAAACTTTTTCCATTAGTAAAAGCTAAATATGAATTTATTAATAGAGGAAAGTATTTTTTTCCAAAAAATTTTTCTAAAATTTTAGAAGAAAATTTAAATAATATGGCATATTTAAAGCTTTCAAATGATGAAAAAAAATATTTAGAAAAATATTGTCCTTATTTAGATAAATCTTATATAGATTTTTTAGATAAATATCAATTTAATCCTAAAGAAGTAAAAATTTTTCAAAAAGGAACCTCTATTAAAATGAACATAGAAGGACTATGGTATAGAACTATACTATGGGAAGTACCTTTAATGGCTATTATTTCTGAATTATATTATAAATTAACAGGAACAAAACCATTTTCTGATAAAAAAATACAGATTTTAACCAAAGAAAAAATAAAAAAATATAAAAAATTAAAGGTAAAAATTGGAGAATATGGAACTAGAAGAAGATATTCTTTTAATGTACATAAATTAGTATTAAATCTTTTAGTAGAAGAAGCAAAACCAATTTTTGTTGGTAGCAGCAATATTTATTTATCTAAATTTTTCTCCATAAAACCTATAGGGACTCAAGGACATGAATGGATTATGTTTCACGCTGCTAAATATGGATTTAATTTAGCTGATCAAATTGCCATGGAAAATTGGTTAAATATATATAATGATAAATTAGGAATAGCATTATCTGATACATATACTTCTAAAATTTTTTTTAAAAATTTTAATGAAAAGTTATCTAATATTTATTTAGGCATTAGGCATGATAGCGGTGATCCAATTTCTTTTATAAAAGAAACTATAAAACATTATAAAAAGTTTAAAATTAATCCTAATAAAAAAAAAATTATATTTTCAGATAATTTAAATCCATATAAAGTACAATATATATCAAAATTTTGTAAAAATAAAATAATACCTATTTTTGGAATAGGAACAAATTTTACGAATGATGTGGGGTTACCTTCTATGAAGATTGTAATAAAAATGACAAAAATATTTTTAAGAAAAAAATGGATATCAGTAGTAAAACTTTCTAATTCAAAAGAAAAATCTACTGGAGAAAAAAAAATGATTTTTATAGCAAAAAAAATGCTCAGTTTATTATAA
- a CDS encoding outer membrane protein assembly factor BamD, translating into MNKKKLKRINNHSNTNTDNIIDKKNKVNKENEKLLFRNVLNYYLYLLNNDLDLIYMRVAIKKFNFFLKSYPNSSKFQEVNRMIYNLYYKLENEEYNRSKLYFSLHRYESAVIYFQNFLIYFPHSIFKEEILYKICISKYNLDKVKDFFEFYKEYIKNYPNSANAKELRYLYKKLIENE; encoded by the coding sequence ATGAATAAAAAAAAATTGAAAAGGATCAATAATCATTCTAATACTAATACTGATAATATAATAGATAAAAAAAATAAAGTAAATAAAGAAAACGAAAAATTATTATTTAGAAATGTATTAAATTACTATTTATATTTATTAAATAATGATTTAGATTTAATTTATATGAGAGTAGCAATTAAAAAATTTAATTTTTTTTTGAAAAGTTATCCAAATAGTAGTAAATTTCAAGAAGTAAATAGAATGATTTATAATTTATATTATAAATTAGAAAATGAAGAATATAATAGATCTAAATTATATTTTTCTTTACATCGTTATGAATCAGCTGTTATTTATTTTCAAAATTTTTTAATTTATTTTCCTCATAGTATTTTTAAAGAAGAAATTTTATATAAAATTTGTATATCTAAATATAACCTTGATAAGGTTAAAGATTTTTTTGAATTTTATAAAGAATATATAAAAAATTATCCTAATTCTGCTAATGCTAAGGAATTAAGATATTTATATAAAAAATTAATCGAAAATGAATGA
- the miaB gene encoding tRNA (N6-isopentenyl adenosine(37)-C2)-methylthiotransferase MiaB has product MKIESKNIEKSSYIQKKSFYIKNYGCQMNLSDSDIITSILLKNGFYLSNNIKDANIILFNSCSIREKPEIILKNHIEELKYLKKNGVLFGVLGCFSKKFKDSLLKKSKIDFFIKPNSYKIIPNIIISLKKGKKDKIHYNNYHHQNNSSESYEDITPYRIKNKSITTFLSIIRGCNNMCTFCIVPFTRGRELSINPDYIIKECYKLYKKGYKEVVLLGQNVNSYKWNNNNKDQTINFANLLKIIAENFPKIRIRFTTSNPHDMSDDVLITISKYNNICKHIHLPVQSGSNKILKLMNRKYSRENYLFLIKKIRNIIPNCSISHDIMIGFCNENEKDHLDTISLMNKVKYNYGYMFSYSPRPGTYADKKLIDNVPKYIKKRRLKEIITLQKEHSLFRMNEFLGKNQEILIEGESKKNHEHWYGRNSQNLVVVFPKKKHLKIGELVLVNIIKYTSATLIGHII; this is encoded by the coding sequence ATGAAAATAGAGTCCAAAAATATAGAAAAATCAAGTTATATTCAAAAAAAAAGTTTTTATATTAAAAATTATGGATGTCAAATGAATCTTTCTGATAGCGATATAATTACATCTATTTTATTAAAAAACGGATTTTACTTATCAAATAATATTAAAGATGCAAATATTATTTTATTTAATTCTTGTTCAATTAGAGAAAAACCAGAAATAATTTTAAAAAATCATATAGAAGAATTAAAATATTTAAAAAAAAATGGAGTTTTATTTGGAGTTTTAGGATGTTTTTCAAAAAAATTTAAAGATTCTTTATTAAAAAAATCTAAGATAGATTTTTTTATAAAACCTAATTCATATAAAATAATACCTAACATTATTATTTCTTTAAAAAAAGGGAAAAAAGATAAAATTCATTATAATAATTATCATCATCAAAATAACAGCAGCGAATCTTATGAAGATATTACACCGTATAGAATAAAAAATAAAAGTATAACTACATTTTTAAGTATAATAAGAGGATGTAATAATATGTGTACTTTTTGTATTGTTCCTTTTACAAGAGGTAGAGAGTTGAGTATTAATCCCGATTATATAATTAAAGAATGTTATAAATTATATAAAAAGGGATATAAAGAAGTAGTTTTACTAGGACAAAATGTAAATTCTTATAAATGGAACAATAATAATAAAGATCAAACAATAAATTTTGCTAATCTATTAAAAATTATAGCTGAAAATTTTCCTAAAATAAGAATTCGTTTTACTACATCTAATCCACATGATATGTCTGATGATGTTTTAATAACCATAAGTAAATATAATAATATATGTAAACATATTCATTTACCAGTTCAATCAGGTAGCAATAAAATTCTTAAATTGATGAATAGAAAATATTCACGTGAAAATTATCTATTTTTAATTAAAAAAATCAGAAATATCATTCCTAATTGTTCTATATCACATGATATAATGATAGGATTTTGCAATGAAAACGAAAAAGACCATTTAGATACCATAAGTTTAATGAATAAGGTTAAATATAATTATGGATATATGTTTTCTTATTCGCCTAGACCAGGTACTTATGCTGATAAAAAATTAATTGACAATGTTCCTAAATATATAAAAAAAAGAAGATTAAAAGAAATAATAACATTACAAAAAGAACATTCTTTATTTAGAATGAATGAATTTTTAGGAAAAAATCAAGAAATATTAATAGAAGGAGAATCTAAAAAAAATCACGAACATTGGTACGGAAGAAATTCACAAAATTTAGTGGTAGTTTTTCCAAAAAAAAAACATTTAAAAATAGGAGAATTGGTATTAGTCAATATAATAAAATATACATCAGCTACATTGATAGGACATATTATTTAA
- a CDS encoding nucleoside monophosphate kinase, protein MINIVLFGPPGCGKGTQAKMIVRKFGFIHLSTGMIFRSHMKKNTKLGNLVNYYIKSGKLVPDTITTNILNNELKKNLKKNGIIYDGYPRTIQQVFSLEKNLKILSLGRINIIFSFLIKKKIIIDRLINRGKVSNRIDDTNILIVKKRINEYEKETSLIWKNKKWKKFLVKIDATISINRISILIEKNINNLLKTS, encoded by the coding sequence ATGATAAATATTGTTTTATTTGGACCACCTGGATGTGGAAAAGGGACTCAAGCTAAAATGATAGTAAGAAAATTTGGATTTATTCATTTATCTACTGGTATGATATTTAGATCTCATATGAAAAAAAATACTAAATTAGGAAATTTAGTTAATTATTATATAAAAAGCGGAAAATTAGTTCCTGATACTATTACTACCAATATATTAAATAATGAATTAAAAAAAAATCTTAAAAAAAATGGAATAATTTACGATGGTTATCCTAGAACGATTCAGCAAGTTTTTTCTTTAGAAAAGAATTTAAAAATTTTATCTTTAGGTAGAATAAATATAATTTTTTCATTTTTAATAAAAAAAAAAATAATTATCGATAGATTAATTAATAGAGGAAAAGTAAGTAATAGGATTGATGATACTAATATTTTAATAGTGAAAAAAAGAATTAATGAGTACGAAAAAGAAACTTCATTAATTTGGAAAAATAAAAAATGGAAAAAATTTTTAGTAAAAATAGATGCTACTATTTCTATTAATAGAATATCTATTTTAATAGAAAAAAATATTAATAATTTATTAAAAACATCATGA
- the lpdA gene encoding dihydrolipoyl dehydrogenase, whose translation MHFDVIILGSGPGGYVASIRSSQLGLKTAIIEKNFIGGISYNYGCVPIKFILNKIKILQLIKKNPNLFGINYDNFNIDYSKIILESNNIIKKIKNNIFSLIKKNKIHVIYGKAKLKNRKTIEVIQNNNKNLEFYAKNIVISTGLTHNLKKNLYDGKRIITYKEAFSLYNKNLKKIIIIGSDYIGIELACFYHFMGIKIIIVESNPKIFSNGDYEISNYLNNYFKKIGINIYVSSSIISINRTNNKTFVILKVKENNNPIKLESDMVIYSDQMIPNTKFLGLEDIGIQTDNGYIVVNENYQTNIPGYYAIGDVINTPPLASVAMREAINCIEYIKGLYPQKIDYNNIPKCILSYPEIASIGYTEEESIKNGYKVKISKYSFNSLNSKIITGTNSNGFIKIIFDAKYDELLGCHIIGENVINIISEIMIARKLETTAYEILNSIHPHPSLNESISESISMIYGNNPIHYI comes from the coding sequence ATGCATTTTGATGTAATTATTTTAGGTAGTGGTCCAGGAGGTTATGTAGCATCTATACGTTCATCTCAACTAGGATTGAAAACTGCAATAATAGAAAAAAATTTTATTGGAGGTATTTCTTATAATTATGGATGCGTTCCTATCAAATTTATTTTAAATAAAATAAAAATTTTACAGTTAATTAAGAAAAATCCAAATTTATTTGGAATAAATTATGATAATTTTAATATTGATTATTCTAAAATAATATTAGAGAGTAATAATATAATAAAAAAAATAAAGAATAATATTTTTTCTTTAATAAAAAAGAATAAAATACATGTTATATACGGAAAAGCTAAATTAAAGAATAGAAAAACTATTGAAGTCATACAAAATAATAATAAAAATTTGGAATTTTATGCTAAAAATATTGTTATTTCTACTGGATTAACTCATAATTTAAAAAAAAATTTATATGATGGAAAAAGAATTATAACATATAAAGAAGCATTTTCTTTATATAATAAAAATCTTAAAAAGATAATAATTATAGGTTCAGACTATATTGGAATAGAATTAGCTTGTTTTTATCATTTTATGGGAATAAAAATAATTATTGTAGAGTCAAATCCAAAAATTTTTTCAAATGGAGATTATGAAATATCTAATTATCTTAATAATTATTTTAAAAAAATTGGAATAAATATATATGTATCTTCATCTATTATTTCTATAAATAGAACAAATAATAAAACATTTGTTATTCTTAAAGTAAAAGAAAATAATAATCCTATAAAATTAGAATCAGATATGGTGATATATTCAGATCAAATGATTCCAAATACAAAATTTTTAGGATTAGAAGATATAGGAATTCAAACTGATAATGGTTATATAGTTGTAAATGAAAATTATCAAACTAATATTCCTGGTTATTATGCTATTGGAGATGTAATTAATACGCCACCTTTAGCAAGTGTTGCTATGAGAGAAGCAATTAATTGCATTGAATACATAAAAGGTTTATATCCACAAAAAATAGATTATAATAATATTCCAAAATGTATTCTTTCATATCCTGAAATTGCCTCCATAGGTTATACTGAAGAAGAATCTATAAAAAATGGTTACAAAGTTAAAATATCTAAATATTCATTTAATTCTCTTAATAGTAAAATAATTACCGGAACAAATTCAAATGGATTTATCAAAATAATTTTTGATGCTAAATATGATGAATTGTTAGGATGTCATATAATAGGAGAAAACGTAATAAATATTATATCAGAGATAATGATAGCTAGAAAATTAGAAACTACTGCTTATGAAATATTAAATTCAATTCATCCACATCCATCATTAAATGAATCAATTTCAGAATCAATTTCTATGATTTATGGAAATAATCCTATTCATTATATTTAA